A region of Nerophis ophidion isolate RoL-2023_Sa linkage group LG28, RoL_Noph_v1.0, whole genome shotgun sequence DNA encodes the following proteins:
- the LOC133545595 gene encoding major histocompatibility complex class I-related gene protein-like isoform X2, producing MNLLSFFLLVVQTHSVTPVIHTLQYFQTACSQVPNFPEFVSVGYVDEVEVSYYDSNIRKAESKQDWMNKITAEDPNYWQRETEINVFTEHVFKDNIEKLKKRFNLTGGVHTLQKMTGCEWNDETDEVKGWQQHSYDGEDFISLDMKTWTWTAAKQQAFPTKLKWDQDTLGLDYNKYYYTEECPSYLKKYVEYGKKVLMRTELPKVFLLQKTPSSPVICMATGFYPDRADLFWRKDGEQIFEDVEHGELLPNHDGTFQMSVELKVEVTAEVEGKYECVFQLSGVEEDLVTKLERRSILSNASHEAVKQINHTIPTGNVSVTATLAVLAVVLLLAAPIIIIFIIKRRPSRQAQYHPAGCFVHWNTERCLHR from the exons ATGAACTTGCTTTCCTTCTTCCTCCTAGTTGTACAAACAcacagcgtgacgcctg tgattcacacgctgcagtatttccAAACTGCATgctctcaagttccaaacttcccagagtTTGTGAGTGTTGGTTATGTTGATGAAGTTGAGGTGAGTTACTATGACAGCAACATCAGGAAAGCAGAATccaaacaggactggatgaacaaaatcacagcagaggatccaaaCTACTGGCAGAGAGAAACAGAGATCAATGTTTTTACTGAACATGTCTTCAAAGACAACATTGAAAAACTTAAGAAGCGTTTCAACCTTactggag GTGTTCACACTTTACAGAAGATGACaggatgtgaatggaatgatgagactgatgaGGTTAAAGGTTGGCAGCAGCACagttatgatggagaagatttcatatcgttggacatgaagacatggacatggactgcagcaaaacaacaagctttccccaCCAAACTCAAGTGGGACCAGGACACACTTGGACTAGACTACAATAAGTATTATTACACTGAGGAatgtccttcttacttgaagaagtATGTGGAGTATGGGAAGAaggtcctaatgagaacag AGCTTCCAAAGGTGTTCCTCCTCCAGAAGACGCCATCCTCTCCGGTCATctgcatggcgacaggtttctaccccgaccGAGCCGActtgttttggaggaaagacggcgagcagatcttcgaggacgtggagcacggagagctgctccccaaccacgacggaaccttccagatgtcggtggagctgaaagtggaggtgacggccgaggtggagggcaagtacgaatgtgtgttcCAGCTGTCTGGCGTCGAGGAGGAcctggtcaccaagctggagagaagaagcatcctgagcaacgcaagccatgaag CTGTCAAACAAATCAATCATACCATACCAACAGGCAACGTGAGCGTCACTGCCACGCTGGCGGTCCTCGCTGTGGTGCTCCTCCTGGCGGcccccatcatcatcatcttcatcatcaagcGTCGCCCAAGCAGACAAG cccaataccatccagctg gatgctttgtgcactggaacacagagagatgtctccatcgctga
- the LOC133545595 gene encoding major histocompatibility complex class I-related gene protein-like isoform X1: MNLLSFFLLVVQTHSVTPVIHTLQYFQTACSQVPNFPEFVSVGYVDEVEVSYYDSNIRKAESKQDWMNKITAEDPNYWQRETEINVFTEHVFKDNIEKLKKRFNLTGGVHTLQKMTGCEWNDETDEVKGWQQHSYDGEDFISLDMKTWTWTAAKQQAFPTKLKWDQDTLGLDYNKYYYTEECPSYLKKYVEYGKKVLMRTELPKVFLLQKTPSSPVICMATGFYPDRADLFWRKDGEQIFEDVEHGELLPNHDGTFQMSVELKVEVTAEVEGKYECVFQLSGVEEDLVTKLERRSILSNASHEAVKQINHTIPTGNVSVTATLAVLAVVLLLAAPIIIIFIIKRRPSRQAQYHPAAGDGGNELSERREG; encoded by the exons ATGAACTTGCTTTCCTTCTTCCTCCTAGTTGTACAAACAcacagcgtgacgcctg tgattcacacgctgcagtatttccAAACTGCATgctctcaagttccaaacttcccagagtTTGTGAGTGTTGGTTATGTTGATGAAGTTGAGGTGAGTTACTATGACAGCAACATCAGGAAAGCAGAATccaaacaggactggatgaacaaaatcacagcagaggatccaaaCTACTGGCAGAGAGAAACAGAGATCAATGTTTTTACTGAACATGTCTTCAAAGACAACATTGAAAAACTTAAGAAGCGTTTCAACCTTactggag GTGTTCACACTTTACAGAAGATGACaggatgtgaatggaatgatgagactgatgaGGTTAAAGGTTGGCAGCAGCACagttatgatggagaagatttcatatcgttggacatgaagacatggacatggactgcagcaaaacaacaagctttccccaCCAAACTCAAGTGGGACCAGGACACACTTGGACTAGACTACAATAAGTATTATTACACTGAGGAatgtccttcttacttgaagaagtATGTGGAGTATGGGAAGAaggtcctaatgagaacag AGCTTCCAAAGGTGTTCCTCCTCCAGAAGACGCCATCCTCTCCGGTCATctgcatggcgacaggtttctaccccgaccGAGCCGActtgttttggaggaaagacggcgagcagatcttcgaggacgtggagcacggagagctgctccccaaccacgacggaaccttccagatgtcggtggagctgaaagtggaggtgacggccgaggtggagggcaagtacgaatgtgtgttcCAGCTGTCTGGCGTCGAGGAGGAcctggtcaccaagctggagagaagaagcatcctgagcaacgcaagccatgaag CTGTCAAACAAATCAATCATACCATACCAACAGGCAACGTGAGCGTCACTGCCACGCTGGCGGTCCTCGCTGTGGTGCTCCTCCTGGCGGcccccatcatcatcatcttcatcatcaagcGTCGCCCAAGCAGACAAG cccaataccatccagctg CTGGTGACGGTGGTAACGAGCTCTCAGAGAGACGTGAAGGCTGA
- the LOC133545595 gene encoding major histocompatibility complex class I-related gene protein-like isoform X4: MNLLSFFLLVVQTHSVTPVIHTLQYFQTACSQVPNFPEFVSVGYVDEVEVSYYDSNIRKAESKQDWMNKITAEDPNYWQRETEINVFTEHVFKDNIEKLKKRFNLTGGVHTLQKMTGCEWNDETDEVKGWQQHSYDGEDFISLDMKTWTWTAAKQQAFPTKLKWDQDTLGLDYNKYYYTEECPSYLKKYVEYGKKVLMRTELPKVFLLQKTPSSPVICMATGFYPDRADLFWRKDGEQIFEDVEHGELLPNHDGTFQMSVELKVEVTAEVEGKYECVFQLSGVEEDLVTKLERRSILSNASHEGNVSVTATLAVLAVVLLLAAPIIIIFIIKRRPSRQAQYHPAGCFVHWNTERCLHR; the protein is encoded by the exons ATGAACTTGCTTTCCTTCTTCCTCCTAGTTGTACAAACAcacagcgtgacgcctg tgattcacacgctgcagtatttccAAACTGCATgctctcaagttccaaacttcccagagtTTGTGAGTGTTGGTTATGTTGATGAAGTTGAGGTGAGTTACTATGACAGCAACATCAGGAAAGCAGAATccaaacaggactggatgaacaaaatcacagcagaggatccaaaCTACTGGCAGAGAGAAACAGAGATCAATGTTTTTACTGAACATGTCTTCAAAGACAACATTGAAAAACTTAAGAAGCGTTTCAACCTTactggag GTGTTCACACTTTACAGAAGATGACaggatgtgaatggaatgatgagactgatgaGGTTAAAGGTTGGCAGCAGCACagttatgatggagaagatttcatatcgttggacatgaagacatggacatggactgcagcaaaacaacaagctttccccaCCAAACTCAAGTGGGACCAGGACACACTTGGACTAGACTACAATAAGTATTATTACACTGAGGAatgtccttcttacttgaagaagtATGTGGAGTATGGGAAGAaggtcctaatgagaacag AGCTTCCAAAGGTGTTCCTCCTCCAGAAGACGCCATCCTCTCCGGTCATctgcatggcgacaggtttctaccccgaccGAGCCGActtgttttggaggaaagacggcgagcagatcttcgaggacgtggagcacggagagctgctccccaaccacgacggaaccttccagatgtcggtggagctgaaagtggaggtgacggccgaggtggagggcaagtacgaatgtgtgttcCAGCTGTCTGGCGTCGAGGAGGAcctggtcaccaagctggagagaagaagcatcctgagcaacgcaagccatgaag GCAACGTGAGCGTCACTGCCACGCTGGCGGTCCTCGCTGTGGTGCTCCTCCTGGCGGcccccatcatcatcatcttcatcatcaagcGTCGCCCAAGCAGACAAG cccaataccatccagctg gatgctttgtgcactggaacacagagagatgtctccatcgctga
- the LOC133545595 gene encoding major histocompatibility complex class I-related gene protein-like isoform X3 translates to MNLLSFFLLVVQTHSVTPVIHTLQYFQTACSQVPNFPEFVSVGYVDEVEVSYYDSNIRKAESKQDWMNKITAEDPNYWQRETEINVFTEHVFKDNIEKLKKRFNLTGGVHTLQKMTGCEWNDETDEVKGWQQHSYDGEDFISLDMKTWTWTAAKQQAFPTKLKWDQDTLGLDYNKYYYTEECPSYLKKYVEYGKKVLMRTELPKVFLLQKTPSSPVICMATGFYPDRADLFWRKDGEQIFEDVEHGELLPNHDGTFQMSVELKVEVTAEVEGKYECVFQLSGVEEDLVTKLERRSILSNASHEGNVSVTATLAVLAVVLLLAAPIIIIFIIKRRPSRQAQYHPAAGDGGNELSERREG, encoded by the exons ATGAACTTGCTTTCCTTCTTCCTCCTAGTTGTACAAACAcacagcgtgacgcctg tgattcacacgctgcagtatttccAAACTGCATgctctcaagttccaaacttcccagagtTTGTGAGTGTTGGTTATGTTGATGAAGTTGAGGTGAGTTACTATGACAGCAACATCAGGAAAGCAGAATccaaacaggactggatgaacaaaatcacagcagaggatccaaaCTACTGGCAGAGAGAAACAGAGATCAATGTTTTTACTGAACATGTCTTCAAAGACAACATTGAAAAACTTAAGAAGCGTTTCAACCTTactggag GTGTTCACACTTTACAGAAGATGACaggatgtgaatggaatgatgagactgatgaGGTTAAAGGTTGGCAGCAGCACagttatgatggagaagatttcatatcgttggacatgaagacatggacatggactgcagcaaaacaacaagctttccccaCCAAACTCAAGTGGGACCAGGACACACTTGGACTAGACTACAATAAGTATTATTACACTGAGGAatgtccttcttacttgaagaagtATGTGGAGTATGGGAAGAaggtcctaatgagaacag AGCTTCCAAAGGTGTTCCTCCTCCAGAAGACGCCATCCTCTCCGGTCATctgcatggcgacaggtttctaccccgaccGAGCCGActtgttttggaggaaagacggcgagcagatcttcgaggacgtggagcacggagagctgctccccaaccacgacggaaccttccagatgtcggtggagctgaaagtggaggtgacggccgaggtggagggcaagtacgaatgtgtgttcCAGCTGTCTGGCGTCGAGGAGGAcctggtcaccaagctggagagaagaagcatcctgagcaacgcaagccatgaag GCAACGTGAGCGTCACTGCCACGCTGGCGGTCCTCGCTGTGGTGCTCCTCCTGGCGGcccccatcatcatcatcttcatcatcaagcGTCGCCCAAGCAGACAAG cccaataccatccagctg CTGGTGACGGTGGTAACGAGCTCTCAGAGAGACGTGAAGGCTGA